One Bradyrhizobium zhanjiangense DNA segment encodes these proteins:
- the hisB gene encoding imidazoleglycerol-phosphate dehydratase HisB yields the protein MRTATIKRKTKETDIEVTVNLDGTGVANIATGIGFFDHMLDLLARHSRIDLTVKAVGDLHIDHHHTTEDTGIALGQAVKQALGNMAGITRYAGVHMPMDETLSRVVIDISGRPFLVFKADFPRDKIGEFDTELVREWFQAFAINAGVTLHVETLYGDNSHHIAESCFKGLARALRTAVAIDPKAVGEIPSTKGSLGG from the coding sequence ATGCGCACCGCGACGATCAAGCGCAAGACCAAGGAGACCGACATCGAGGTCACCGTGAACCTCGATGGCACCGGCGTGGCCAATATCGCGACCGGCATCGGCTTTTTCGACCATATGCTCGATCTCCTGGCCCGCCATTCCCGCATCGACCTCACGGTCAAGGCGGTGGGCGACCTGCACATTGATCATCACCATACCACCGAAGACACCGGCATCGCGCTCGGCCAGGCGGTCAAGCAGGCGCTTGGCAACATGGCGGGCATCACCCGCTATGCCGGCGTGCACATGCCCATGGACGAGACGCTGTCGCGCGTCGTCATTGACATCTCGGGCCGCCCGTTCCTGGTGTTCAAGGCCGACTTCCCCCGCGACAAGATCGGCGAGTTCGACACCGAGCTGGTGCGCGAATGGTTCCAGGCCTTCGCCATCAACGCCGGCGTGACTCTCCACGTCGAGACCCTATATGGCGATAACAGCCACCATATCGCCGAGTCCTGCTTCAAGGGTCTGGCGCGGGCGCTGCGCACTGCGGTCGCGATCGATCCGAAGGCTGTGGGCGAAATCCCGTCCACCAAGGGTTCGCTCGGCGGCTGA
- the hslV gene encoding ATP-dependent protease subunit HslV: MQVSQNSSPGWHGTTILTVRKGGKVVVGGDGQVSIGQTVIKSNAKKVRKLGKGDVIGGFAGATADAFTLFERLESKLEQYPGQLTRAAVELAKDWRTDRYLRRLEAMMIVADKDVSLVLTGTGDVLEPEAGVMAIGSGGNYALAAARALLDTDKDAETIVRRSLDIAADICVYTNRNVTIESLATG, encoded by the coding sequence ATGCAGGTTTCCCAGAACAGCTCGCCGGGCTGGCACGGCACCACGATTTTGACGGTCCGCAAGGGCGGCAAGGTGGTGGTCGGCGGCGACGGCCAGGTCTCGATCGGCCAGACCGTGATCAAGTCCAACGCCAAGAAGGTCCGCAAGCTCGGCAAGGGCGACGTCATCGGCGGCTTTGCCGGCGCGACCGCCGACGCCTTCACGCTCTTTGAGCGGCTGGAGAGCAAGCTCGAGCAATATCCGGGGCAGCTGACCCGCGCTGCGGTCGAACTGGCCAAGGACTGGCGCACCGACCGCTATCTGCGGCGGCTGGAGGCCATGATGATCGTGGCTGACAAGGATGTTTCGCTGGTGCTGACCGGCACCGGGGACGTGCTCGAGCCCGAGGCCGGCGTGATGGCGATCGGCTCCGGCGGCAATTATGCGCTCGCCGCGGCACGCGCCCTGCTCGATACCGACAAGGACGCCGAGACCATCGTCCGCCGCTCCCTCGACATCGCCGCCGACATCTGCGTCTACACCAACCGGAATGTGACCATCGAGAGCCTGGCGACAGGGTAG
- a CDS encoding GNAT family N-acetyltransferase: MAITYIFRPMTAADLPLIRRWLGEAHVREWWGDPDEQFSLVSSDLDEPAMNQFIVLVGNRPFGYLQCYRLTAWNTGFGPQPEGTRGIDQFIGESDMIACGHGAALIRQFVNAQLRNGLPRIVTDPDPLNARAIRAYEKAGFVRDRMVKTPDGPALLMVRES, encoded by the coding sequence ATGGCCATAACCTACATCTTCCGCCCGATGACCGCGGCCGATCTGCCGCTGATCCGGCGGTGGCTGGGCGAGGCCCATGTGCGGGAATGGTGGGGCGATCCGGACGAGCAGTTTTCGCTCGTCAGCAGCGATCTCGACGAGCCGGCCATGAACCAGTTCATCGTGTTGGTCGGCAACAGGCCCTTCGGCTATCTTCAATGCTACCGCCTGACCGCCTGGAATACGGGCTTCGGGCCGCAACCGGAGGGCACGCGTGGGATCGACCAGTTCATCGGCGAAAGCGACATGATCGCGTGCGGCCATGGCGCGGCGTTGATTCGCCAATTCGTCAACGCGCAGCTGCGGAACGGCCTGCCGCGGATCGTCACCGATCCTGATCCGCTCAACGCGCGTGCCATACGCGCCTATGAGAAGGCTGGCTTTGTCCGCGACCGCATGGTCAAGACGCCGGACGGACCGGCGCTGTTGATGGTGCGTGAATCGTGA
- a CDS encoding DUF2628 domain-containing protein has protein sequence MPVYTVHAPSPAGADLRATDKFVFVRDGFHFWAMIFGPVWLLWNRLWLALIGWLIFVAAFNAGLSSLGLGRSSIFYADLIIALLMGFEASSLRRWTLSRGKWRQLDVVIADNEDTAEHRFFERWSQKQHGIVNDQWAVDRGGPPPTRGVPGQQFSNPPPLPAGGIIGLFPEPGGPR, from the coding sequence ATGCCTGTCTATACGGTTCATGCTCCCTCTCCTGCCGGAGCCGATCTGCGTGCCACCGACAAGTTCGTCTTCGTGCGCGACGGCTTCCACTTCTGGGCGATGATCTTCGGCCCGGTCTGGCTGCTGTGGAATCGGCTGTGGCTGGCGCTGATCGGCTGGCTGATCTTTGTGGCCGCGTTCAATGCGGGGCTGTCCAGCCTCGGTCTCGGGCGCTCGTCGATCTTCTACGCGGATCTCATTATCGCCCTGCTGATGGGCTTTGAGGCCTCGAGCCTTCGCCGTTGGACCTTGTCGCGCGGCAAGTGGCGGCAGCTCGACGTCGTGATTGCCGACAACGAGGATACCGCCGAGCACCGCTTCTTCGAGCGCTGGAGCCAGAAGCAGCACGGCATCGTCAACGATCAATGGGCCGTTGATCGCGGCGGCCCGCCGCCGACCCGCGGCGTGCCGGGTCAGCAATTCTCGAACCCGCCGCCATTGCCGGCGGGCGGCATCATTGGGTTGTTTCCAGAACCGGGAGGGCCAAGATGA